One region of Wyeomyia smithii strain HCP4-BCI-WySm-NY-G18 chromosome 3, ASM2978416v1, whole genome shotgun sequence genomic DNA includes:
- the LOC129732597 gene encoding ATP-binding cassette sub-family G member 4-like — protein MAAVDVDEMEQGSAQQKLLSRMALEFTNISFRGELKGDKRKTILDNVSGRFSPGRLTAILGPSGAGKSSLLNILSGFKKHGVIGSVMVNGESLSDEAFHNKCVYIPQDFDLLEHLTVVEILNFAAELKMSSSSSEMVRKKKVNDIIEVLGLRRSMVTLVKRLSGGERKRLSIGMELITNPPIILLDEPTSGLDSVSALQLVSYIKSLAAEGRTIVCVIHQPASNLFQLFDDLFLLSAGKCIYSGPISAMVASFAEAGFDCPRYYNRADFALEVASVTNSAGIDQLVTKFNNSDVTARRSIGEEFTGTGGAPYRNTCLTVRSRQKYPISQWKQFSVLLRRSLRSTSRDFFFAQLRVIAHIVVGILLGVVFYDSGKDASSVMTNTAGIFFFNIFIFYGNSMPCTITFPLEAKAFVREHLNNWYSLEAYYLAKIFADLPLQFICPTLFVLISFFLTGQPMEPLRFGMFWTMCLLLGIFAQTVGLLSGAAFDVQMATFFVPCLSIPAMLFSGFFVKSYEMPEFLQPLAYTSYFRYSMQGSLQGIYGYNRTDFPCSQIMCYYNRPAKFLKFMDTPEEGIERNIVAMLGFIVLFQVLLYISLRRRLKIFH, from the exons ATGGCTGCGGTCGATGTGGATGAAATGGAGCAGGGCTCTGCGCAGCAGAAGCTGCTTTCCCGAATGGCTCTGGAATTTACCAACATTAGCTTTCGGGGCGAGCTGAAAGGTGACAAGCGTAAAACGATTCTGGATAATGTTTCCGGACGCTTCTCACCCGGACGACTGACGGCGATTCTTGGACCCTCCGGAGCTGGAAAGTCATCACTACTGAACATTCTGTCAGGTTTCAA AAAACATGGCGTAATCGGCTCCGTCATGGTGAATGGCGAATCGTTGAGTGACGAAGCATTCCACAACAAGTGCGTTTATATCCCGCAGGACTTCGATTTGCTCGAGCACTTGACGGTGGTGGAGATTTTGAACTTCGCTGCCGAGCTGAAGATGAGCAGTTCGAGTTCGGAAATGGTTCGCAAGAAAAAAGTAAACGACATTATCGAAGTGCTTGGACTGCGCCGTAGCATGGTGACTCTGGTGAAACGTTTATCCGGTGGCGAACGGAAACGGCTTTCGATCGGTATGGAGCTGATCACGAATCCTCCCATCATCCTGCTGGATGAACCGACCAGCGGTTTGGATAGTGTTTCTGCGTTGCAACTCGTGAGCTACATTAAATCGCTAGCCGCCGAGGGACGCACGATCGTCTGCGTGATTCATCAGCCGGCGTCTAACTTGTTTCAACTGTTCGATGATTTGTTTCTGCTGTCTGCTGGTAAGTGCATCTACAGCGGACCGATCAGCGCAATGGTAGCCAGCTTCGCAGAAGCTGGCTTCGATTGTCCGAGGTACTACAATCGAGCGGATTTCG CTTTAGAGGTGGCATCTGTGACAAACTCGGCCGGAATCGATCAGCTAGTAACGAAATTCAACAATTCAGACGTAACTGCCCGAAGATCCATTGGTGAGGAATTTACCGGCACCGGTGGTGCTCCGTACCGAAATACTTGCCTAACTGTCAGGTCCCGCCAGAAATATCCTATTTCTCAGTGGAAACAATTCTCCGTTCTACTGCGTAGATCGCTACGATCGACGTCGCGAGATTTT TTTTTCGCCCAATTGCGGGTCATCGCTCACATCGTCGTTGGCATTTTGTTGGGGGTCGTCTTCTACGATTCCGGTAAGGATGCTTCCTCTGTGATGACCAACACTGCTGGTATCTTTTTCTTCAACATTTTCATCTTCTACGGCAACTCAATGCCATGTACAATCACAT TTCCCCTAGAAGCCAAAGCGTTCGTTCGAGAGCATCTCAACAATTGGTACTCCCTGGAAGCTTACTACCTGGCTAAAATCTTCGCCGATCTGCCTCTGCAGTTCATCTGCCCAACACTGTTTGTGCTAATTTCCTTCTTCCTAACGGGTCAACCAATGGAACCGCTCCGGTTTGGCATGTTTTGGACCATGTGCCTGCTGTTGGGCATTTTCGCCCAAACCGTCGGCCTTCTCTCGGGAGCCGCGTTCGACGTTCAGATGGCAACGTTTTTTGTGCCATGCCTCAGCATTCCCGCCATGCTGTTTTCCGGCTTCTTTGTGAAGTCCTACGAAATGCCCGAGTTTCTACAGCCGCTGGCGTACACTTCGTACTTTCGCTACAGTATGCAAGGGTCGCTACAGGGAATCTACGGCTACAACAGGACGGATTTCCCCTGCTCGCAAATTATGTGCTACTACAATCGGCCAGCGAAGTTTCTCAAATTTATGGACACTCCGGAGGAAGGCATAGAGAGGAACATTGTTGCCATGTTGGGTTTCATCGTGCTTTTCCAGGTGCTGCTTTACATTTCTCTTCGCCGCAGGTTGAAGATTTTTCACTGA